A genomic window from Arthrobacter sp. FW305-BF8 includes:
- a CDS encoding dipeptidase, giving the protein MTSFRTRSALADTLVFDGHNDLPWALRQKFDSRVEEIDLSQHQPRLHTDIPRLREGRVGAQFWSVFVPSNMPPADAVVATLEQIDCVHRIISKNPETFSLVDSAAGVRTAVAEGKIASLMGIEGGHSIDASLGVLRMMRRLGVRYMTLTHNDNTPWARSATGEQVDHGLTDFGRRVVGEMNRLGLIVDLSHVAEQTMHDALNTSAAPVIFSHSSCRSVTDHARNVPDGVLERLPGNNGVLMLTFVPAFISEACADYERRSDEVRQRLGLRTGFHAGQVEEDTAAAAEFTRWTSQNQAPQAAISDIVRHMEHAREVVGPRHVGIGGDFDGIQQLPRGISGVSGYPTVIEALAERGWSPADLRSLAFGNVLRVLEDTETAANQDLIAIPQALHGAPVLAGGPD; this is encoded by the coding sequence ATGACATCCTTTCGGACTCGTTCCGCGCTGGCCGACACCCTGGTATTTGACGGCCATAACGACTTGCCTTGGGCTTTGCGGCAGAAATTCGATTCCCGCGTCGAGGAGATCGACTTATCGCAGCACCAGCCCCGCCTGCACACAGACATTCCGCGGCTCCGGGAAGGCCGGGTCGGTGCGCAATTCTGGTCGGTCTTCGTCCCGTCCAACATGCCGCCGGCCGACGCCGTCGTGGCGACCCTCGAACAGATCGACTGCGTACACCGGATCATCTCCAAGAATCCCGAGACATTCAGCCTGGTGGACTCTGCCGCCGGCGTAAGAACCGCCGTCGCAGAGGGAAAAATTGCCTCGCTGATGGGCATAGAAGGAGGGCATTCCATCGACGCGTCGCTTGGCGTGCTTCGGATGATGAGACGTCTCGGCGTCCGCTACATGACTCTCACACATAACGACAACACGCCATGGGCGCGCTCGGCGACCGGCGAACAGGTCGACCATGGGCTCACCGACTTCGGCAGACGCGTGGTCGGCGAAATGAACCGTCTTGGTCTCATAGTTGATCTGTCTCACGTGGCCGAGCAGACGATGCATGACGCGCTGAACACGAGCGCTGCTCCTGTAATTTTCTCCCATTCATCTTGCCGCAGCGTCACCGACCACGCCAGAAACGTGCCGGATGGCGTGCTTGAGAGATTGCCTGGAAACAACGGCGTGCTCATGCTGACCTTCGTTCCCGCCTTCATCTCAGAGGCCTGCGCGGACTACGAACGACGTTCTGATGAAGTCCGGCAGAGACTCGGCCTTCGGACAGGGTTCCATGCAGGGCAGGTGGAAGAGGACACTGCGGCGGCCGCAGAATTCACCCGGTGGACGTCGCAGAACCAGGCTCCGCAGGCCGCCATCTCTGACATCGTCCGCCACATGGAACACGCACGGGAAGTAGTAGGACCCCGGCATGTCGGCATTGGAGGGGATTTCGATGGCATCCAACAACTGCCCCGCGGAATTTCCGGGGTGTCCGGCTACCCGACGGTCATTGAAGCGTTAGCCGAACGGGGCTGGTCGCCTGCTGATCTGCGCAGCCTCGCTTTCGGCAACGTCCTCCGGGTGCTGGAAGATACTGAGACGGCCGCGAACCAAGATCTGATCGCCATCCCTCAAGCGCTCCACGGCGCGCCCGTTCTGGCTGGAGGACCCGACTAG
- a CDS encoding DUF917 domain-containing protein: MSFYLSLDDVPDLARGAAILGTGGGGDPLIGRLLVEECLKNGKKIEILDPTELDDDDFVISTAMMGAPTVVVEKVPAGTEAVLSLRALEKHLGKTADATIPMECGGLNSMIPLVVAAEAGIPVVDGDGMGRAFPELQMETFGVYGVSGSPLAVSDENGHTCIVDTGQDNQRMETFARAVTIKMGGAAYIAEYPMSGADVKRTAIRNTVTLALNIGRTLRKAKDKHLDPLAELSAFLKDTIYGHGTVLMRGKVVDVERFVRDGFTQGFAAVESFDGGDEMRIQFRNENVIAHKNGAVVAIVPDLITIVDVDLGTPITSEALRFGQRVAVYGISTPAIMRTPEALQVFGPQAFGLHEPWVALEQLSAAR, from the coding sequence ATGAGTTTCTATCTGTCACTAGACGACGTCCCTGACTTGGCGCGGGGCGCGGCAATACTGGGTACAGGCGGCGGCGGAGATCCGCTCATCGGCCGGCTCCTCGTCGAGGAATGCCTCAAGAACGGAAAGAAGATCGAAATCCTCGATCCGACCGAACTTGATGACGATGACTTTGTCATTTCCACGGCCATGATGGGCGCTCCGACTGTCGTAGTCGAGAAAGTCCCCGCCGGCACTGAGGCAGTCCTGTCGCTCCGTGCCTTGGAGAAACACCTCGGAAAAACAGCCGATGCGACAATCCCCATGGAGTGCGGTGGACTGAATTCCATGATTCCCCTGGTCGTCGCCGCCGAAGCAGGTATCCCGGTGGTGGACGGTGACGGAATGGGGCGAGCCTTCCCGGAGCTTCAAATGGAAACGTTCGGAGTCTATGGAGTGTCCGGATCACCGCTCGCTGTTTCGGACGAAAACGGGCACACGTGCATCGTCGATACCGGCCAGGACAACCAGAGGATGGAGACTTTCGCCCGCGCGGTCACCATCAAGATGGGGGGCGCCGCATACATCGCCGAGTATCCAATGAGCGGAGCAGACGTCAAGCGTACTGCGATCCGCAACACCGTCACGCTGGCCCTCAATATCGGTCGGACTTTGCGTAAGGCCAAGGACAAACATCTTGATCCGCTGGCAGAACTCAGTGCCTTCCTGAAGGACACAATATACGGTCATGGAACCGTGCTCATGCGGGGAAAAGTCGTTGACGTTGAGAGGTTCGTCAGGGACGGGTTCACTCAAGGGTTTGCCGCTGTGGAGTCATTTGATGGTGGCGACGAGATGCGGATCCAGTTCCGGAATGAGAACGTCATTGCACACAAGAATGGTGCGGTGGTCGCCATTGTTCCGGATCTTATTACGATAGTTGATGTTGACCTGGGCACACCCATCACTTCCGAGGCCCTGCGGTTCGGACAGCGGGTGGCCGTCTATGGAATCTCGACCCCTGCGATCATGCGGACCCCGGAAGCGCTGCAAGTCTTTGGCCCCCAGGCTTTCGGACTCCATGAGCCATGGGTTGCCCTAGAGCAATTGAGCGCCGCCCGATGA
- a CDS encoding amidohydrolase: MHELYRHLHANPELSTQEHRTARLITEHLTATGAETFSCGGTGVVGVLRNGEGPVVGFRADIDGLPIKEETGLDYASQATGALADGTQVPVMHGCGHDTHITAALTAAALLAGATDAWTGTVVFLFQPGEETAAGAQAMVDDGLWNRAPKPEIIYGQHVVPSLAGTVSISRGTAMAMAASWKVTVHGRQAHGSQPQEAIDPIVLGAHMLVRLQTIVSRELDPVQSAVVTIGTFHGGLKENIIPAMAEFTINVRSFDQKVHDAVLTSIRRIIRAEAEASSAPPPEIEELYSFPLCYNDPTATDQLIQEFRATIGEEEVREVPPMMASEDFGTLATAISAPSVYWTFGGYTAETLRADGHIAGNHSPHFAPALEPTLSTGVRAAVTAILSKGGR, translated from the coding sequence ATGCACGAGTTGTACCGCCATCTGCACGCTAACCCGGAACTGTCCACGCAGGAACATCGGACCGCAAGGCTCATTACCGAGCATCTCACTGCCACCGGAGCGGAGACCTTTAGCTGCGGCGGGACGGGCGTCGTGGGCGTACTCCGCAACGGCGAGGGGCCAGTCGTGGGTTTCCGGGCCGACATCGACGGTCTGCCGATCAAGGAGGAAACAGGACTTGATTACGCCAGCCAGGCCACCGGTGCCCTGGCTGACGGGACTCAGGTTCCGGTGATGCACGGCTGCGGCCATGACACGCACATCACCGCAGCGCTGACTGCGGCGGCCTTGCTCGCGGGTGCCACCGACGCCTGGACAGGGACAGTCGTCTTCCTCTTCCAGCCGGGGGAGGAGACGGCCGCCGGAGCGCAGGCGATGGTCGACGATGGTCTGTGGAACAGGGCTCCGAAACCCGAGATAATCTATGGCCAGCACGTCGTGCCGAGTCTGGCGGGCACAGTAAGCATCAGCCGCGGTACCGCTATGGCCATGGCCGCTTCCTGGAAGGTCACTGTCCACGGGCGTCAGGCGCATGGTTCCCAGCCCCAAGAAGCGATCGACCCGATCGTGCTCGGGGCCCACATGTTGGTCCGGCTGCAGACCATCGTTTCGCGTGAGCTGGACCCCGTGCAGTCCGCGGTCGTGACAATCGGAACCTTCCACGGGGGCCTGAAGGAAAACATCATTCCCGCGATGGCCGAGTTCACCATAAACGTACGGTCCTTCGACCAGAAAGTGCACGATGCCGTGCTGACATCAATCCGCCGCATCATCCGCGCAGAGGCAGAAGCCTCCTCCGCGCCGCCCCCTGAAATTGAGGAGCTGTATTCTTTTCCGCTGTGCTACAACGATCCCACGGCGACAGATCAACTTATCCAGGAGTTTCGGGCCACGATCGGAGAGGAAGAGGTCCGCGAGGTTCCGCCGATGATGGCCAGTGAAGACTTCGGGACCCTTGCAACAGCTATCTCTGCCCCCTCGGTTTACTGGACCTTCGGAGGCTATACCGCCGAGACGCTCAGGGCTGACGGGCACATCGCCGGCAACCACTCGCCACATTTCGCCCCCGCCCTGGAACCCACCCTGAGCACTGGCGTCCGGGCTGCTGTGACGGCGATCCTGTCCAAAGGTGGTCGCTGA